The stretch of DNA GAGTTTTTCTGCGGCATTCGCCGTTACTGCGATCCTCGCCGCCCTGATGGCCGTGACGATCGGGCGGTGCCGGTGCTATCTGGAATCATAATGTGGAGAGATTATGTCAGAGAAATGTGCATTTCATGACCTGAACGGCGCGACCGTCCAGGAGAAGTTTGCCGCCCTCGGCATCGAGCCCGGGGCGAGAATCGATATCCTCGAACTCCAGCGGCTCTCGAACTGCTACACAGTGCGTTCTATCATCTACTTCGAGGAGGAGATGGCGCGAAAAGGAGACCTTGAGGGCGATGAGAAGGCGTATGCGGGTGTGCCCGAGTCGGACCGTCCCTTTGTTTCCGTCGAGGCGTTTCTGAAGTTTGCCCGGGAGTACGACCCGTATGCCTTTGATATCAGGCTCAAGGACCTCCCGATCATGATCGAGATCGTCATGGTGGGCGAGATCGAGGGGACACCCTATCTCACCGGGCTGATGCCTTTCCTTGACGAGCTCCAGGACTTTGAAGAGCCCGACGTCCTCGGGTGAACCGCTCACGAGGGTGTTTCGAGCACCTCGAGGGCGACCCGTGCAGCCTCTTTTTTTGCGCCGGCCTTGCTCCCACCGCTGCCGAAGGCGGAGAAGTGCCCGGCGACGGTGACGGCGCTGACAAATGTCGGGTCGTGGTCAGGGCCGTCCCTGGAGACGATCAGGTACTCAGGGAGGCCGAGGCGCTCCTGCTGGAGACGTTCCTGAAGGCGGCCGATCGTGTTTCCGCTCGGGTCGAAGTGGAGGATATCGTCGGCGACAAGCCCGAGGACGATCGACCGTGTCCTGTCCAGGCCGAGATGGAGGTAGAGGGCGCAGATGAACGCCTCGAAGACGTCGGCGATGATCGAGGGGATGAGGGGCTGACCGACGCCGAGGAGGATGAGGTTTTCGAGCCCGATGCCGGTGCCCGGGACGATTGTACCGAGGTGTTCGTTCTTTGTCGCCTCCATCCTCTTTGAAAGCGCTCCTTCGGAGCACTGGAAGGTGCAGAGGAGGTACTCGGCGACGATAAAATTGAGGATGCGGTCCCCCAGGAATTCGAGGCGCTCGTAGTCCGGGCAGGGGAGGAGGCCGAAGGGGTTTTCGTGGGCATAGGAGCGATGGGTGAACGCCCGGTTATAGCGTTCGAGCACGTCGTCCGGGATATCGGTGACGCCGATCTGCGGTTGCGCGAGAAATGTTTGGAGTGTTGTCTTTCGTTTCCAGTCCATCCGGATGCTCCGTGGATGATCGGTTCATGGGACGCCGATCGTGG from Methanofollis liminatans DSM 4140 encodes:
- a CDS encoding ribonuclease III family protein, yielding MDWKRKTTLQTFLAQPQIGVTDIPDDVLERYNRAFTHRSYAHENPFGLLPCPDYERLEFLGDRILNFIVAEYLLCTFQCSEGALSKRMEATKNEHLGTIVPGTGIGLENLILLGVGQPLIPSIIADVFEAFICALYLHLGLDRTRSIVLGLVADDILHFDPSGNTIGRLQERLQQERLGLPEYLIVSRDGPDHDPTFVSAVTVAGHFSAFGSGGSKAGAKKEAARVALEVLETPS